One part of the Lachnospiraceae bacterium JLR.KK002 genome encodes these proteins:
- the metA gene encoding homoserine O-succinyltransferase has product MPIKVQSDLPAKETLERENVFTMDENRAIHQDIRPIEVGILNLMPLKEETELQILRELSNTPLQVDVTFVMAGSHESRNTSSSHLNKFYHTFEEIRERKFDGFIITGAPVEQIEYEDVDYWEEFKEICAWTETNVTSTMHLCWGAQAGLYYHYGIQKEMLKQKMFGLFEHRVRNRKIPLVRGFDDYFLAPHSRHTQVRREDIEKEPELTILAESEEAGVFLIMDTTGKKVFVMGHPEYDRITLHTEYIRDKEKGLDIQVPRNYYQGDDCTVRPNLQWRAHANTLYTNWLNYYVYQATPYEYTSVPESIKKE; this is encoded by the coding sequence ATGCCAATCAAAGTGCAAAGTGACCTGCCGGCGAAGGAAACGCTGGAGCGGGAAAATGTATTTACCATGGATGAAAACAGGGCCATTCACCAGGATATCCGTCCCATCGAAGTGGGAATACTGAATTTAATGCCTTTAAAAGAAGAGACAGAACTGCAGATTCTGCGGGAACTTTCCAATACTCCCCTGCAGGTGGACGTAACCTTTGTGATGGCGGGAAGCCATGAATCACGCAATACTTCCAGCAGCCATCTGAATAAATTCTATCACACCTTTGAGGAAATCCGGGAGCGGAAATTCGACGGATTTATTATTACGGGAGCGCCGGTGGAACAGATAGAGTATGAGGATGTGGACTACTGGGAAGAATTTAAGGAAATCTGTGCCTGGACCGAGACAAATGTAACCTCCACCATGCACCTGTGCTGGGGAGCCCAGGCCGGCCTTTATTATCATTATGGCATTCAGAAAGAAATGCTGAAACAGAAAATGTTCGGTCTTTTTGAACATCGGGTACGGAATCGGAAAATCCCTCTGGTCAGGGGCTTTGACGATTATTTTCTGGCGCCTCATTCCAGGCATACCCAGGTACGCAGAGAAGATATTGAAAAAGAGCCGGAGCTGACCATTCTGGCGGAATCAGAAGAAGCGGGGGTTTTCCTGATTATGGACACCACCGGAAAAAAAGTATTTGTGATGGGCCATCCGGAGTACGACAGGATTACTCTCCATACGGAATACATACGGGATAAAGAGAAGGGGCTGGATATCCAGGTTCCGAGGAATTACTATCAGGGGGACGACTGTACCGTCCGGCCCAACCTGCAGTGGCGGGCCCACGCCAATACCCTGTATACCAACTGGCTGAATTATTATGTCTATCAGGCAACTCCTTACGAGTATACTTCAGTGCCTGAAAGTATTAAGAAAGAATAA
- the ligA gene encoding NAD-dependent DNA ligase LigA, with protein MDRTQAEARIQELRTNLEYHSNRYYNLDSPEITDYEYDSMMRELKGMEQEFPNLVTEDSPTQKVGGAAKREAGVLVRHNVPMLSLQDVFSREEVEAFVEEMQEQLEEPEFVVEYKIDGLSMALRYEEGELKLAVTRGDGINFGEDVTVNAGVISDVKKKLKVPVEYLEIRGEVYMRNEAFEKVNEMQELNGKKLFANPRNCAAGTLRQLDSKITRERGLSMFVFNIQQIRGMEIKTHTQGYEYLKQNKIPVIDDYRVCRTKEEVWEAICAIGANRGNLGYDIDGAVVKLNSLADREKLGATSKVPRWAVAYKYPPEEKETTLLDVELSVGRTGRITPTGIFEPVRLCGTTVSRATLHNQDFIDELDIRIGDRILVYKSGEIIPKVRKVLKEKRPEGAAPYRLPEVCPVCGAKTRREKDTADIRCTSPNCPAQLERRIINFVGRDAMDIKGFGTVYVEELVRLGYLKDVADIYTLKEHREELIEQGIIGKEKNTDKLLNAIEKSKENEAYQLLTGFGIPNVGKAAAKSILKEFKSVQELSQADKESLQQVNDIGEVSANCILDFFGDETNRRIIARMEQYGVNMESGGQTGGSRFQGMTFVITGTLPGLERKEAAALIEQQGGKVSGSVSKKTNMVLAGEKAGSKLAKARELGIKVISEEEFLAMLPE; from the coding sequence ATGGACAGAACGCAGGCAGAAGCAAGAATACAGGAGCTCCGAACAAATCTGGAATATCACAGCAACCGCTATTATAATCTGGACAGTCCGGAAATCACCGATTACGAATACGACAGCATGATGCGGGAACTGAAAGGGATGGAGCAGGAATTTCCGAATCTGGTTACAGAAGATTCTCCTACTCAGAAAGTAGGAGGCGCTGCAAAACGGGAGGCCGGGGTGCTGGTAAGGCATAATGTCCCCATGCTGAGCCTGCAGGATGTATTTTCCAGAGAAGAAGTGGAAGCATTTGTAGAGGAAATGCAGGAACAGCTGGAAGAACCGGAATTTGTGGTGGAATATAAAATTGACGGACTTTCCATGGCTCTCCGCTATGAAGAAGGGGAATTGAAGCTGGCAGTGACCAGAGGAGACGGCATCAATTTCGGAGAAGATGTAACGGTAAATGCCGGCGTTATTTCCGATGTGAAGAAAAAGTTAAAAGTTCCCGTGGAATATCTGGAAATCCGGGGCGAAGTATATATGAGAAATGAGGCATTTGAGAAAGTCAATGAAATGCAGGAACTGAACGGGAAGAAACTCTTTGCCAATCCCAGAAACTGCGCGGCAGGTACGCTGCGACAGCTGGACAGCAAAATAACCAGAGAACGGGGCCTGTCCATGTTTGTGTTCAATATTCAGCAAATCCGGGGCATGGAGATTAAAACTCACACCCAGGGCTACGAATATCTGAAACAGAATAAAATTCCGGTGATAGACGATTACCGTGTCTGCCGGACGAAAGAAGAAGTCTGGGAAGCTATCTGCGCCATCGGGGCGAACCGGGGAAATCTGGGCTATGACATTGACGGAGCCGTAGTGAAATTAAATTCTCTGGCAGACCGGGAGAAGCTGGGAGCCACCTCCAAAGTTCCCCGCTGGGCCGTTGCCTACAAATATCCGCCGGAGGAAAAAGAAACCACACTTCTGGATGTAGAACTGTCTGTGGGGCGAACCGGAAGAATTACGCCTACCGGGATTTTTGAGCCGGTGCGGCTGTGCGGAACCACAGTATCCCGCGCCACCCTCCACAATCAGGATTTTATTGATGAGCTGGATATCCGGATTGGAGACCGGATTCTGGTATATAAATCCGGGGAAATTATACCGAAAGTCCGGAAAGTGCTGAAAGAAAAGCGGCCGGAGGGAGCGGCGCCCTATCGTCTGCCGGAAGTCTGTCCCGTCTGCGGTGCCAAAACCCGGCGGGAAAAGGATACGGCAGATATCAGATGTACCTCTCCGAACTGCCCGGCCCAGCTTGAGCGGCGCATAATCAATTTTGTGGGCAGAGACGCCATGGACATTAAGGGATTCGGAACGGTATATGTGGAAGAACTGGTGCGCCTGGGCTACCTGAAGGATGTGGCGGATATTTATACTTTGAAGGAACACCGGGAAGAACTGATTGAACAGGGCATAATCGGAAAAGAGAAAAATACCGACAAGCTGCTGAATGCTATTGAAAAATCCAAAGAAAATGAGGCATATCAGCTTCTGACCGGATTCGGCATTCCAAATGTGGGAAAGGCTGCGGCAAAATCCATTTTAAAGGAATTTAAGTCTGTTCAGGAACTCAGCCAGGCAGACAAAGAATCATTGCAGCAGGTGAATGATATCGGGGAAGTGAGCGCCAACTGCATTCTGGATTTTTTTGGAGATGAGACAAACCGCAGAATCATAGCGCGGATGGAGCAATATGGGGTGAATATGGAATCCGGCGGGCAGACCGGGGGCAGCCGGTTTCAGGGTATGACCTTTGTGATAACCGGTACCCTGCCGGGGCTGGAGCGGAAGGAAGCTGCGGCGCTGATTGAGCAGCAGGGCGGAAAAGTGTCCGGCTCCGTGTCCAAAAAGACCAATATGGTGCTGGCCGGGGAAAAGGCAGGGAGCAAGCTGGCAAAAGCCCGGGAGCTGGGCATAAAAGTCATATCAGAAGAAGAATTTCTTGCCATGCTGCCGGAATAA
- a CDS encoding pseudouridine synthase, with product MSESVRINKYLSEAGICSRREADRQIEKGNITINGRTAVMGDKVCPGDVVMFGRKKVTGEEKPVLLAVNKPRGIVCTSEKREKDNIVDYVGYPARIYPIGRLDKNSHGLILMTNQGELADAVMRGRNFHEKEYIVRVNREVTEDFIRNMSQGVYLKELETVTRPCHVEKLGKRTFRIILTQGLNRQIRRMCEHFQYRVVDLKRVRIMNIMLGDLKEGAYRAVTGEEWKALQELAFSGQSKIL from the coding sequence ATGTCAGAATCAGTCAGAATTAATAAATATCTCAGCGAGGCGGGAATCTGTTCCAGAAGAGAGGCGGACCGCCAGATTGAGAAAGGGAATATTACTATCAACGGCAGAACAGCCGTAATGGGAGATAAAGTCTGTCCGGGCGATGTGGTTATGTTCGGAAGGAAGAAAGTAACCGGGGAAGAGAAGCCGGTGCTTCTGGCAGTAAATAAGCCCAGGGGGATTGTCTGCACTTCGGAAAAACGGGAGAAAGACAATATTGTGGATTATGTGGGTTACCCCGCAAGGATTTATCCCATCGGCAGACTGGATAAGAATTCCCATGGTCTGATTTTGATGACAAATCAGGGAGAACTGGCCGACGCAGTGATGCGAGGCAGGAATTTCCATGAAAAAGAATATATTGTGAGGGTGAACCGGGAAGTGACAGAAGACTTTATACGGAACATGTCTCAGGGTGTTTACCTGAAAGAGCTGGAAACAGTTACCAGGCCCTGTCATGTGGAAAAGCTGGGAAAACGGACATTCCGGATTATTCTGACCCAGGGGCTGAACAGGCAGATACGGAGGATGTGCGAACATTTCCAGTACCGGGTGGTGGATTTGAAGCGGGTGCGGATTATGAATATTATGCTCGGAGATTTAAAGGAAGGGGCATACCGGGCCGTAACCGGGGAAGAATGGAAAGCATTGCAGGAACTGGCTTTCTCCGGGCAGTCAAAGATTCTGTAG
- a CDS encoding SH3 domain-containing protein, producing the protein MSDSLNKNNNEQSENGVENKSDFLKKNGKMISVGAVVIALGVVVGVTMLNGKGKEEKKEPPKVQQEEVQKTPEEQEEKTDEYTMDVQPEVKELVSTYYNAYAAGDIEQLQTVTQNLSDMEKSYIKMMNEYVESYSEITCYSKDGLDEGSHMVSATFNMNFHNAEGGLPGMDFFYVRTGEDGKLYIDNRYCSFNRQMKEQETEAEINALISEFEGGEDVQKLRAEFQSKYEAAVAADENLKTMENTVKEAIVGWKDSYNPNENQTEVASGENNEQPEEATPEEGENQENPPADSQPEETPEAAPEESQEPEAPQEDSTPEINYVPEGTVLTANNSYNIRVSMNESAELVGTTAPGDSIKVILSYAEGWTKVEWKEKTGYIRTDLLLNN; encoded by the coding sequence ATGAGCGATTCTTTGAATAAAAATAACAATGAACAGTCCGAAAACGGAGTTGAAAATAAAAGTGATTTTCTGAAAAAAAATGGTAAGATGATTTCCGTGGGAGCAGTGGTAATTGCGCTGGGCGTGGTAGTAGGAGTCACAATGCTCAACGGGAAAGGGAAAGAGGAGAAAAAGGAGCCTCCGAAAGTACAGCAGGAGGAGGTACAGAAGACTCCGGAGGAACAGGAAGAAAAAACGGACGAGTATACGATGGACGTGCAGCCGGAAGTGAAGGAGCTGGTGTCCACTTATTATAATGCCTATGCGGCAGGAGATATTGAACAGCTTCAGACTGTGACACAGAATCTTTCCGATATGGAAAAAAGCTATATTAAAATGATGAATGAATATGTGGAAAGCTACAGTGAGATCACCTGTTACAGCAAGGATGGTCTGGACGAAGGTTCTCACATGGTATCTGCTACTTTTAATATGAATTTTCATAATGCGGAGGGCGGACTTCCCGGTATGGATTTCTTCTATGTAAGAACCGGGGAAGACGGAAAACTTTATATCGACAACCGTTACTGTTCTTTTAACCGTCAGATGAAGGAGCAGGAGACAGAAGCGGAAATTAACGCGTTAATCAGTGAATTTGAAGGCGGGGAAGATGTACAGAAACTCCGTGCAGAGTTCCAGAGCAAGTATGAAGCTGCCGTAGCGGCAGATGAGAATCTGAAAACAATGGAGAACACTGTGAAAGAGGCAATTGTAGGATGGAAAGATTCCTATAATCCGAATGAAAATCAGACAGAAGTTGCCTCCGGAGAAAATAATGAGCAGCCGGAAGAAGCAACGCCGGAAGAAGGGGAAAATCAGGAGAATCCGCCTGCTGACAGTCAGCCGGAAGAGACTCCGGAAGCTGCGCCGGAAGAATCTCAGGAGCCGGAGGCTCCGCAGGAAGACAGTACGCCTGAGATTAATTATGTGCCGGAAGGAACCGTTCTTACTGCCAACAACAGTTATAATATCCGTGTGTCCATGAATGAATCTGCAGAACTGGTCGGAACTACAGCTCCTGGCGACAGTATCAAAGTAATTCTGAGTTATGCAGAGGGCTGGACCAAGGTGGAATGGAAGGAAAAGACAGGATATATCCGGACTGATTTGCTGTTGAATAATTAA
- a CDS encoding shikimate kinase, with product MKRNIYMTGFMGTGKTTVSRILEKETGFEMVDTDEVIAGQQNKSIREIFESEGEGYFRNLETELLRELGATGGKIVSCGGGIVLREENVRLMKESGVVVLLTARPDTIFSRVRRGTDRPVLNRNMSLEYVEKLLEERMPYYQAAGEVIITTDNRTPREISGEINKILKNGKISFDF from the coding sequence ATGAAGCGCAATATATATATGACCGGATTTATGGGCACAGGCAAAACCACGGTCTCCCGTATACTGGAAAAAGAGACCGGATTTGAAATGGTAGATACGGACGAAGTGATTGCCGGACAGCAGAACAAATCTATAAGAGAAATATTTGAATCAGAGGGAGAAGGGTATTTTCGGAATCTGGAAACAGAGCTGCTGCGGGAGCTGGGAGCGACGGGCGGAAAAATTGTATCCTGCGGAGGAGGAATCGTGCTGCGGGAGGAAAATGTCCGGCTGATGAAGGAAAGCGGCGTGGTTGTGTTGCTGACTGCCAGACCTGATACCATATTTTCCAGAGTGCGCCGGGGAACGGATCGTCCGGTGCTGAACAGGAACATGAGTCTGGAATATGTGGAGAAGCTGCTGGAAGAAAGAATGCCGTATTATCAGGCGGCAGGAGAGGTAATAATAACCACAGATAACAGAACTCCGAGAGAGATTTCCGGAGAAATTAATAAAATTTTGAAAAATGGAAAAATTTCTTTTGATTTTTAA
- the aroD gene encoding type I 3-dehydroquinate dehydratase encodes MREQQENRKKKQISGAGRPLVCVPIVEQSREGILASASRIAEKGADMAEWRLDWCEKAVLNWSEAEGILRELSEVCRDMLLLCTFRSKNQGGQMELAEEDYIRLLYQIGESGFGDILDVETGELSDPEKVIRELHRHGACVLASQHYFSHTPETDKMERELYHMKELGADGAKLAVMPRKNTDVLHIMEATMHVKDRYPSYPLVTMAMGKEGLLSRIGGQITGSCITFGTVGKTSAPGQIPLEDLTVILDKITENLE; translated from the coding sequence ATGAGAGAACAGCAGGAAAACAGAAAGAAAAAGCAGATTTCCGGAGCCGGAAGGCCTCTGGTCTGTGTTCCCATTGTGGAGCAGAGCAGAGAAGGGATTCTGGCGTCTGCCAGCCGGATTGCAGAAAAAGGGGCGGATATGGCAGAGTGGCGTCTGGACTGGTGTGAAAAGGCAGTCCTGAACTGGAGCGAAGCGGAAGGAATTCTGAGAGAACTTTCGGAAGTCTGCCGGGATATGCTTCTGCTTTGTACCTTCCGCAGTAAAAATCAGGGCGGGCAGATGGAACTTGCAGAAGAAGATTATATTCGGCTGTTGTATCAGATTGGAGAGAGCGGTTTCGGAGATATACTGGATGTGGAGACAGGAGAGTTGTCTGACCCGGAGAAAGTTATCCGGGAACTGCACAGACATGGCGCCTGCGTTCTGGCGTCACAGCATTATTTTTCCCATACACCGGAAACAGATAAGATGGAACGGGAACTGTATCATATGAAAGAGCTGGGAGCTGATGGGGCCAAGCTGGCAGTGATGCCCCGGAAGAATACGGATGTATTGCATATAATGGAAGCAACCATGCATGTGAAAGACAGGTATCCCTCGTATCCTCTGGTAACCATGGCCATGGGAAAGGAAGGACTTCTTTCCAGGATTGGAGGCCAGATTACCGGTTCCTGCATTACCTTTGGAACAGTGGGGAAAACTTCTGCACCGGGCCAGATTCCTCTGGAGGATCTGACGGTGATACTTGATAAAATTACAGAAAATCTGGAGTGA
- the aroE gene encoding shikimate dehydrogenase, with the protein MNGNYEITGTTKLTALLGSPVAHSISPQMHNEAFRQLGLDYVYLAFDVKPEDLKTTVEGLNTAGICGFNLTMPLKVHILPLLDELTPAARLAGAVNTVIVKNHRLTGHTTDGAGYMRSLSEKGHHIIGKKMTLLGAGGAAAAICVQAALDGVSAIDMFKRKNSSWDKAAAFCSRTAEETGCHIRLMDMDNSSLLAESISESAILTNATSVGMSPDCSVSPIPDASMLHGNLIVSDIIYNPKETLLLKQARTQGCPCLNGLYMLLYQGAEAFRCWTGQEMPVELIKEKYFSDRQ; encoded by the coding sequence ATGAATGGAAATTATGAAATAACAGGAACCACAAAACTGACCGCCCTGCTGGGCAGTCCGGTGGCCCACAGTATTTCTCCCCAGATGCACAATGAGGCTTTCCGTCAGCTTGGCCTTGATTATGTGTATCTTGCCTTTGACGTAAAGCCGGAAGACTTAAAAACCACCGTGGAAGGACTGAATACGGCAGGAATCTGCGGATTTAATCTGACTATGCCTTTAAAAGTACATATTCTGCCTCTGTTAGACGAACTGACTCCGGCGGCTCGCCTGGCCGGCGCAGTCAACACGGTAATCGTAAAAAATCACCGCCTGACAGGCCACACCACAGACGGGGCAGGCTATATGCGTTCCCTTTCTGAAAAAGGCCACCACATCATCGGGAAAAAAATGACTCTTTTGGGCGCAGGAGGCGCTGCCGCTGCCATCTGCGTTCAGGCAGCGCTGGACGGCGTGTCCGCCATTGACATGTTCAAACGGAAAAACAGTTCCTGGGACAAAGCGGCGGCATTCTGTTCCAGAACCGCAGAGGAAACAGGCTGCCATATCCGGCTTATGGATATGGATAACTCTTCTCTGCTGGCAGAAAGCATTTCCGAAAGCGCCATCCTCACCAATGCCACCAGTGTGGGCATGTCTCCGGACTGCTCTGTCAGTCCCATTCCGGATGCTTCCATGCTGCACGGTAATTTAATCGTATCCGATATTATTTACAACCCCAAAGAAACATTACTTCTGAAACAGGCCAGAACACAGGGCTGCCCCTGCCTGAACGGGCTGTATATGCTGCTGTACCAGGGTGCGGAAGCCTTCCGATGCTGGACCGGACAGGAAATGCCGGTGGAATTAATTAAGGAAAAATACTTTTCTGACAGGCAATAG
- a CDS encoding 3-deoxy-7-phosphoheptulonate synthase, with protein MRKETTPMSFSFLKKLPAPEEIKQEYALSKQAVQTKQGRDRMIRDIITGASNKFLVIIGPCSADNEDSVCDYISRLCKVQEKVADRLVIVPRIYTNKPRTTGEGYKGIAHQPDPEKRPDMLAGLIAMRKMHIRALEESGLSSADEMLYPENWPYVEDLLSYVAIGARSVEDQHHRLTVSGFDVPAGMKNPTSGDFSVMLNSVYAGQHPHHFVFRGYEVSTTGNPLTHVVLRGAVNKRGVCIPNYHYEDLERLIQMYDKMELQHPAAIIDSNHSNSNKQYEQQIRIVKEIMHNRKISPEIKKIVKGVMIESYLEPGCQKVGEHVYGKSITDPCLGWAESEDLIYQIAEMNV; from the coding sequence ATGAGAAAGGAGACGACACCCATGAGTTTTTCATTTTTAAAAAAACTTCCGGCTCCGGAAGAAATCAAACAGGAATATGCCTTATCCAAACAGGCGGTTCAGACAAAACAAGGCCGTGACCGGATGATTCGTGACATTATTACCGGAGCATCCAATAAATTTCTGGTAATCATCGGCCCATGTTCCGCTGACAATGAAGATTCTGTCTGCGACTATATCAGCCGCCTGTGCAAAGTACAGGAAAAGGTAGCGGACCGCCTCGTTATCGTTCCCCGGATTTACACCAACAAACCCCGTACCACAGGAGAAGGCTATAAAGGTATCGCCCACCAGCCGGATCCGGAAAAAAGGCCGGATATGCTTGCCGGCCTGATTGCCATGCGCAAAATGCATATCCGGGCTCTGGAAGAAAGCGGCCTTTCCTCCGCAGATGAAATGCTCTATCCTGAAAACTGGCCTTATGTGGAAGATCTGCTGTCCTATGTGGCCATCGGCGCCCGCTCTGTAGAAGACCAGCACCATCGTCTCACCGTCAGCGGCTTCGACGTGCCTGCCGGAATGAAAAATCCCACCAGCGGCGATTTCTCCGTAATGCTCAATTCCGTATATGCAGGCCAGCATCCCCATCATTTTGTATTCCGGGGCTATGAAGTGAGCACCACTGGAAATCCCCTTACTCATGTGGTTCTGCGGGGAGCTGTCAACAAACGCGGCGTCTGCATTCCCAATTACCACTATGAAGATCTGGAACGCCTGATTCAGATGTATGATAAAATGGAACTTCAGCATCCCGCCGCCATCATTGACTCCAATCATTCCAACTCCAACAAGCAGTACGAGCAGCAGATTCGGATTGTAAAGGAAATCATGCACAACCGTAAGATTTCTCCTGAAATCAAAAAAATTGTCAAAGGCGTCATGATTGAAAGCTATCTGGAACCTGGCTGCCAGAAAGTGGGGGAACATGTCTATGGAAAGTCCATCACAGACCCCTGCCTGGGATGGGCAGAATCGGAAGATTTGATTTATCAGATTGCAGAAATGAACGTATAA
- the xerD gene encoding site-specific tyrosine recombinase XerD, producing the protein MICEIQKFVQYMREIRKTSDNTVVSYERDLRKMNQFFQEQGIEQVNQITATGLNSYILFQERQGRKPSTISRSVAALKAFFHYLQKEGYLAEDIAEELKAPRVEKKVPAVLTREETVRLLEEAKGRSPKELRDSAMLELLYATGIRVSELISLKVSDVNLQMEYITCRDGSRERIVPFGTVAKQALERYLQEGRPAMTDTGSPYLFTNCSGQAMSRQGFWKLVKSYGRKAGITGELTPHTLRHSFAVHLVSNGADLHSVKEMLGHSDISTTQMYARMTQNRVREVYARTHPRG; encoded by the coding sequence ATGATATGTGAGATTCAAAAATTTGTTCAGTATATGAGAGAGATTCGGAAAACTTCTGATAACACGGTGGTTTCCTATGAGCGTGATTTGAGAAAGATGAATCAGTTTTTTCAGGAGCAGGGCATTGAACAGGTAAATCAGATTACTGCTACGGGACTGAATTCCTATATTCTGTTTCAGGAGAGACAGGGAAGGAAGCCCTCTACCATTTCCAGAAGCGTTGCGGCCCTGAAAGCGTTTTTTCATTATCTGCAGAAAGAGGGATATCTGGCAGAAGATATTGCTGAAGAGTTAAAGGCTCCCAGAGTGGAGAAAAAAGTGCCGGCTGTACTGACAAGAGAAGAAACGGTACGGCTGTTAGAGGAAGCAAAGGGAAGGAGCCCCAAAGAACTCCGGGACAGCGCCATGCTGGAATTGCTGTATGCCACCGGGATTCGGGTATCGGAACTGATTTCACTGAAAGTATCGGATGTAAATCTGCAGATGGAATATATCACCTGCCGGGATGGAAGCAGAGAACGGATTGTCCCCTTTGGAACGGTTGCAAAACAGGCGCTGGAACGATATTTGCAGGAAGGGCGTCCGGCCATGACAGATACAGGCAGCCCGTATCTGTTTACTAATTGTTCCGGTCAGGCCATGAGCCGTCAGGGATTCTGGAAACTGGTGAAATCTTACGGGAGAAAAGCAGGAATTACCGGAGAATTAACGCCTCATACATTGCGCCATTCCTTTGCGGTTCACCTGGTCAGCAACGGTGCGGATTTGCATTCGGTAAAAGAAATGCTGGGACATTCGGATATTTCAACCACGCAGATGTATGCGCGGATGACACAGAATCGTGTCCGGGAGGTATATGCCAGGACACATCCCAGAGGATGA
- a CDS encoding stage II sporulation protein M — protein sequence MKKLWRMSWQQKGISEHESLWIKVMKIALLVSFVAGIFAANLMGHDMISNAGVLNDYFIEKFQYTQVNGENLFFYIVGERLPLLFLLFVLLFTALGIPGGILVLGWQGFSIGFMLSIGIAKYGVKGILLVLGGLFPQYLFYIPVYVFCFCLAVFIRQRFCRGNEGGFPERKLMYGMGLLAMGALLAVFLTGIFLESYVNPMILRQILKIF from the coding sequence ATGAAAAAACTGTGGCGTATGTCCTGGCAGCAGAAAGGAATTTCAGAGCATGAATCTCTGTGGATAAAAGTTATGAAAATAGCGCTGCTGGTATCTTTTGTGGCGGGGATTTTTGCGGCAAATCTCATGGGGCATGATATGATTTCCAATGCAGGAGTGCTGAATGACTATTTTATTGAAAAGTTTCAGTATACTCAGGTGAACGGGGAGAATCTTTTTTTCTATATTGTGGGGGAACGTCTTCCGCTGTTGTTTTTGCTCTTTGTTCTGCTGTTTACGGCATTGGGAATACCAGGAGGAATACTTGTGCTGGGATGGCAGGGATTTTCCATTGGTTTTATGCTTTCTATTGGAATTGCAAAATATGGCGTGAAAGGAATCCTGCTGGTTCTGGGAGGACTTTTCCCTCAGTATCTCTTTTACATTCCGGTTTATGTGTTCTGTTTCTGCCTGGCAGTATTTATTCGACAGCGCTTTTGCCGGGGGAACGAGGGCGGTTTTCCGGAGCGTAAGCTGATGTACGGGATGGGACTGCTGGCCATGGGAGCTTTGCTGGCAGTATTTCTCACCGGGATTTTTCTGGAAAGTTATGTGAATCCCATGATTCTCAGGCAGATTTTAAAAATTTTCTGA
- a CDS encoding NUDIX hydrolase: protein MKQPLIKRKERVLEHKGAILDIYSDYMELPDGKVEKWDYVEHRNGAAAIVPVLPDGRILMVRQYRNALERFTLEIPAGARDSRTEPTIECASRELEEETGYRCDNLEFLLSLRTTVAFCNELVDIYVAENLVPSRQHLDEGEFIDLEPHSLEELCGLIYQGVIQDGKTVAGIMAYKNKYNK from the coding sequence ATGAAACAGCCGTTAATAAAAAGAAAAGAAAGAGTACTGGAACATAAGGGAGCTATTCTGGATATATATTCTGATTATATGGAACTGCCCGACGGCAAAGTGGAAAAGTGGGATTATGTGGAACACAGAAACGGAGCCGCTGCAATAGTGCCGGTACTGCCTGACGGCAGAATTCTGATGGTCCGCCAGTATCGGAATGCACTGGAGCGTTTCACGCTGGAGATTCCTGCGGGAGCCAGAGATTCCAGAACAGAGCCGACAATAGAATGCGCATCCAGAGAACTGGAGGAGGAAACGGGTTATCGCTGTGATAATCTGGAATTCCTGCTGTCCCTGCGGACTACTGTGGCATTCTGCAACGAACTGGTAGATATCTATGTGGCGGAAAACCTGGTACCTTCCAGACAGCATCTGGACGAAGGAGAGTTTATAGATCTGGAACCCCATTCTCTGGAAGAACTGTGCGGGCTGATTTATCAGGGCGTGATACAGGATGGCAAGACAGTGGCCGGAATTATGGCTTATAAAAATAAGTACAATAAGTAA